Genomic window (Haloprofundus halophilus):
AGACAGAGACAAATCGGTAACTCATACCTTCACGTTTCCGTCATTTCTCCACGACGTCCTCGTCATCAATGGCACCGACGACAAGAAACTCGTAGGACACACCCCCCGTTTTCGAGTTGTAAATGGGAGAGGGCGAGGAGATAGTACAGTACATCTAACCGGCACGTCGAATCTCTTGGCTCACTCACCCCCCGTTTTCGTGTAGTAACGAAATGCCCCCAATGAATGACCCCCCATTTTCGAGCTGTAACGCATCACCCGGGCCGCGAACACCCCCCGTTTTCGAGTTGTAACGAGAAAACCCAGAGAATGACACCCCCCATTTTCGAGTTGTAACGCATCCCCCAGAGCGCGAACACTCCCCGTTTTCGAGTAGTAAGTGCGGGGAGAATCTGAGAGAGATTAGTTCTTGCTCCGGAACTGCTTCATCCGTTCGCGGACAACCGCGCTGATAGTCGCCTCTTCGTGAGCTAGATCTTTGAACCGGGAATCCTCACGAATCGTCTCCATGATCGTTTCCGGATCTTCGGAGAGAGAGAAATACATATGCACTCCTCTGCCTCGACCCTTACCTCGGCGCTCAAAGTCCAACACACCGTACGTGCTCTGCTCAGTAACGTGATTTACGAACGTCTCGCGACTGTACTGATCCGCATCCATCGTATCAGCAATGAATTGGTACGTCTTGAACGCAGGTCCGGCAGGGATCCACTCAGGATGTTCTCTTGCGTAGTTGGCAGTCGCCGCCACGGCGTAGATAGAGAGTTTCTTCTGAGTTGAAATTCCGCTAATATGACGTAGTTTGCGATTTTCGGTGTATTTCTCCTGGGCTTCACGGACATCAGTCTCGGTAACCGTGTCAGCACCACGCCGCTCGGCTAATTCGCCAGCCCATCTGAGCAGATCAATTGCTTTCCGTGCATCTCCATGCGTTTGGGATCCGAACGCGGCAACAAGCGGAACGACGTCATCTGCGAGTGATTCTGGCTTGAATGCGTCCCGCCGGTTGTGGAGAATACTACGGAGTTGGTTCGCATCGTAGTCGTCGAAGAAGATGTCATCAGGGTTGTAGGAACTCTGTGCACGGCTGTTGAGGCCTTTCATGAAATCAGCGTAGTTCGTGATAGTCGTGAGCGAAATCGGGCCGTCAAAGTCAGCGAGTTTTCGAGCCCGTGAAAGCTGGTAGATGAGAGAATTGTACTCTGCTTCCTGATACGGGCCCTCGAGCATATCGATCTCGTCGAGAATGAAGATGACACCATCGTAATACTCCCGCATGAGTTCGTACAGTCGCTCGAGCTTCTGATCCGTTGAGACGCCGGTTTGAGGAACACCGGGTTCGACACCCAGATCGTCAGCAGCAGCTTTGACTAACCGATAGACAGCCCGATCTGCAGTCTTCGGCCCCTCGCAATTGATAGAGAGAACCCCGAAGGTCTTGCCTTGTGACTCACACAGTTCGACAATCTGTTTGCAGACTGCATGAATGATGAGCGATTTCCCCGTTCCAGATGGCCCGCTCAGGAGCATATCGGGGATTCCCTCATTCTGGAGGACCGGTTTTAGGTTGTCGACGACACGGCCAAGCTGGGAATCACGACCGACGATACGATCCTCGTCGATGATAGTGTCTGATCGGACGAGATCTTTGTTCGCGAAGACGCCCCCAGACGACTCGGTTTGTAACCGATCACGAATCGAGATGCCGCCACCGTCGCCGTTGGATGCTTCTTGAGACGAATCGGTAGGATCTGATCCTGTCTCGAACGTCGTTTGTGACGTATCAGGAGAATCCACATCCTCACCCGTCGACTCAGGATTTTCAGGATCAGCAGAGGGGGATTCATGCTCCTCCTCACCTTCCGGATGATTCGATCCTGCTCTACGTCCCTCTCGTTCCATTATGAACTCCCTCGAACTCCGGGTATAAAAATATGGACCCTTGTGGAGTTGTAACCAGGCGAAAACAGGCTATCTAACGACGACAGCCCTGTATTCTCAAAATAAGTCGGATACCGTCTTCGGAATCTATCACCCTCCGTTTTCGAGTTGTAACGGTTCGACGAGAATCTCTATCACCGAAATCCCTCGATGACCCAGATCCCCCGTTTTCGAGTTGTAAGACTTCGAGGAGCGGTAACACACCTAGTCTGAATCTCCTACCCACCCCATTTTCGAGTTGTAAGTAGAGGTGAGTCGAACTGAGTATAGAAGCAAATCCACGTAGTCTGGATTTTGCGGATGATGCTCAGAGTGAAACGGTCCCTATCACACTCCCCATTTTCGAGTAGTAAGCACCAGAATTGTCGTGAAAGGACAACGCTCGTAGGAGAAGTTCACGAATGAGAGTAATATAGGTTTACAAATACGATAGTTAGTAATGTTCGTGTGGTGTACTCGAACATTCTACCCCCTCCCCCCTTTTTCGAGTTGTAAGTCGTCGGGTGCAGACCACTCCAGACGCCAGGGAGTGAGAATAGAGTTCGCAAAATAGGACGTAGAGGCGATGAAACCTGATAATTCGTGGGAAGGGGACCATGTACAACATGAGGAGATTCTCTATAACCAGAGATTTCAATCTTCTAGCTGAGCTAGAAGATTTGTTTCTTTTATCTCTATTACGGATATGGTTAGATAACGCATAACATAAAATTTTGCATTTCTAGTTGTGAGTTAGAGAAGTGGATGTTCAGGTCTTCTATCGCGTGTATCTGCCACAATCAGCTGTTTTGCAGTCCCTCTTCCTGTTCACCCCTCCCCGTCGTCACGAGTTTACAACTCGAAAAAGGGGGGAGGGGGTTCGTCAGGCACAGTCCGTGATATCGACTACGCGTGTTCCATTGAGCTCGCGTCGGATGTCGTTCTAATTCCAGTCAAAGGGAGACAGTATAGTT
Coding sequences:
- a CDS encoding Cdc6/Cdc18 family protein, encoding MEREGRRAGSNHPEGEEEHESPSADPENPESTGEDVDSPDTSQTTFETGSDPTDSSQEASNGDGGGISIRDRLQTESSGGVFANKDLVRSDTIIDEDRIVGRDSQLGRVVDNLKPVLQNEGIPDMLLSGPSGTGKSLIIHAVCKQIVELCESQGKTFGVLSINCEGPKTADRAVYRLVKAAADDLGVEPGVPQTGVSTDQKLERLYELMREYYDGVIFILDEIDMLEGPYQEAEYNSLIYQLSRARKLADFDGPISLTTITNYADFMKGLNSRAQSSYNPDDIFFDDYDANQLRSILHNRRDAFKPESLADDVVPLVAAFGSQTHGDARKAIDLLRWAGELAERRGADTVTETDVREAQEKYTENRKLRHISGISTQKKLSIYAVAATANYAREHPEWIPAGPAFKTYQFIADTMDADQYSRETFVNHVTEQSTYGVLDFERRGKGRGRGVHMYFSLSEDPETIMETIREDSRFKDLAHEEATISAVVRERMKQFRSKN